A genomic stretch from Vibrio cortegadensis includes:
- a CDS encoding chemotaxis protein: MARPKSKANQSQGMLMFKLSLKQSFAIGTLKVREIVPYMPTTKIPYSHHHVIGTITIRELTVPVIDMSAAIGFRPIEPEEYENCFLIVTDCLRTVVAFMVRSIDKIIECDWKSIEPPPTVTGHNVFVTGITRFEDNIVQLLDVELLLSKIYPQYDSARIPMLTDIERERLKALHILLVDDSSIARKQLSDALDSINIPYKICNNGLDALKVMKEQAENNTPIELLVSDIEMPGLDGYELAFEVQNDPSLNQSYRILHTSLSSEICVDRAQQVGAHEALEKFNAGELIEAMLRGAKNLESAAMTS; this comes from the coding sequence CCAAAGAGTAAGGCTAACCAATCGCAAGGCATGCTAATGTTTAAGCTATCATTAAAGCAAAGCTTTGCCATTGGTACGCTTAAGGTAAGAGAAATTGTCCCTTATATGCCAACGACAAAAATCCCATACTCTCATCATCATGTTATTGGTACTATCACCATCAGAGAGCTAACCGTGCCTGTCATTGATATGTCCGCGGCGATTGGTTTTCGTCCAATAGAGCCAGAAGAGTATGAAAATTGCTTCCTAATTGTCACCGACTGTTTGCGAACTGTGGTTGCATTTATGGTGCGATCTATCGACAAAATAATAGAGTGTGATTGGAAATCTATTGAGCCGCCACCAACCGTAACTGGACATAATGTCTTTGTTACCGGAATCACCCGATTTGAAGACAACATCGTCCAGCTGTTAGATGTAGAATTATTGCTATCTAAAATCTACCCACAGTATGACTCAGCTCGAATTCCAATGCTCACCGATATTGAACGAGAAAGACTAAAAGCGCTGCATATTTTGCTGGTAGACGATTCATCCATTGCCCGCAAGCAGCTTTCCGATGCCTTAGATAGTATTAATATTCCATACAAAATTTGTAATAACGGCCTTGATGCTTTAAAAGTCATGAAAGAGCAAGCTGAGAACAATACCCCTATTGAACTTCTCGTAAGTGATATAGAGATGCCCGGTTTAGACGGCTATGAGCTAGCCTTCGAAGTACAAAATGATCCCTCTCTAAACCAATCTTACCGCATATTACATACATCCCTTTCTAGCGAAATTTGTGTCGATAGGGCGCAGCAAGTAGGAGCACATGAAGCGTTAGAAAAGTTTAATGCTGGTGAACTAATTGAAGCGATGTTACGAGGCGCTAAGAACTTAGAATCCGCAGCAATGACAAGCTAA
- a CDS encoding ATP:cob(I)alamin adenosyltransferase, whose amino-acid sequence MKPVSRDWDEFCYPFIYEESPVCDFEIIADELCSRVGFVLSMELDDYSRDLLSRVQPNIYHLNGSVRGKLAISVNELEELKKDYVQLREKLDGGFQGFVLPGGHPIASQLHLCRCQAKKIVRALVKIEHTSSKSPDPILFKYANLLANTMYALASYTNQITKSPEVEFVSRSYSMPKK is encoded by the coding sequence GTGAAACCTGTAAGCCGTGATTGGGATGAATTCTGTTATCCATTTATTTACGAAGAGAGTCCTGTTTGTGATTTCGAAATAATCGCAGATGAACTGTGCAGTCGTGTTGGTTTTGTGCTCTCTATGGAGCTTGATGATTATTCGCGTGATTTATTGAGCCGGGTTCAACCTAATATCTATCATTTGAATGGTTCTGTCCGTGGAAAACTGGCTATTTCTGTAAATGAGCTGGAAGAGTTGAAAAAAGATTATGTTCAACTGAGAGAAAAATTAGACGGAGGCTTTCAAGGCTTTGTGTTACCAGGTGGTCATCCAATCGCAAGCCAGTTGCACCTTTGCCGATGTCAGGCAAAAAAGATTGTTAGAGCTCTGGTTAAGATCGAGCATACTAGTAGTAAGAGCCCCGATCCTATTCTATTTAAATACGCTAACTTATTGGCGAATACAATGTATGCACTTGCCTCTTACACCAATCAGATTACAAAGTCGCCAGAAGTTGAGTTTGTTAGCCGTAGTTATAGCATGCCAAAAAAATAG